GTCATTGAGGTCGTGCTGATCAGCCGCCAGCGCCGCCGCGAGGCCGTCGAGTTCTGCACGCACCACATACGTTTCGGCAATTTCTTGCAGCGAAAGCTGGCGCACCCGCACGCCCTTGTTGGCTTCGGTTTCAATCAGGCCGTCTTGGGTCAGGCGCATCAGGGCCTCACGAATCGGCGTGCGGCTCACCCCCAATCTCGCACCGAGTTCGACTTCCCCGAGGCGCTCACCCGGCAAAAATTCACCGCCCAAAATGGCTTCACGCAAATGCAGATAAACGCCTTCACGCACCAATGCTGGACGCTCGAAAGCGGGCCTGTTGGAGAGTAGGAGCGTCATGTGGATATTGTATACAATCTTTGGGGGAAGTAAAGGGGCAGCGGAAAGCGGCCAAGAGCGGCGGAACTGGCGCGGCAGTCTTTTATGCAATTAGGTCGGCGGCTCCCAACCAGAGCATTTGCTCCTTAGTCTGCGTACAGCGATTCAATTGGGAAAATGCGCTCGGCGAAGCGGCGTACACCTTCTTTTCCGGCCCGCCCCTGGCAACCTTCGGTGCCGAAGCACAGCGTCATATAACGGGTGCGGCGCGAGCTGACCAGCACCCGGTAAACGGCGGCCTCACTGCGCGAGCGGGTGTAGTGGCACAAATCGCAGTGCAGAACCTTATTGCCTTTGGGATCAAGCGGGGTGAACTCAGCGAGTTGAGCGCCGCTGACCAAGGCCATTCGCCCGTCGGCCACCGCGTACAGGCCCAAGGTTTCGCGGGGCGTGGTATGGTCGCCGAACCATTCCCGCGCCGTTTCGGGAAAAAGCTCGCGCAAAAGGTCGTGTTCGGAGTGTTCGCTCATAGCACCCAGTATAAAAAAGTCCAATAACTTCAAACAGAAGATGCCGCCCATTTCCGGCCTGAGGTTCTAACCGTAACAAAGGCGCTCATCGTCATTCTGTTTGTAAGCTAAAATAAAGCAGTGAGAGCTTGCCAGTGAAAGGAGACGGGTGAAATCGCGCAGCACCAACCGCAGCGGCATCGTGATGCGACGCAAAGTCACGCCAGCAGGCGACATTATCGTGACGCTGCTGACGCCGCAGGGCAAAATCAAAGCGGTGGCGCGGGGCGGTGTGCGCGGGCAGCAGGCCAGCCGCCTGAACCTCTTTCATCACGTCGGGGTGCAGCTTTACCAGACGCCCCAGGCCGACCTCGCCACCGTGCAGCAAAGCATTTTGGAAGGAGCGCTGCCCAGACTCTCCGAGCCGGAGCGTCACCCCTACGCGCACCTACTTTCCGAACTGGCCGACGCTCTGTTTCAAGAAGGCGAGTTTTCGGAGCAGGCCTTTGACTTGTACGCGGGCAGCTTGCGCGGCGTCTCGCGGCACCCTGATCCCGAATGGGTGGCGCTGGTGATGAGTTACAAACTGCTGGCCCTGGCCGGATTCGCGCCGCGCACCCGTCACTGCGCCCGCTGCGGAGCCGCCGACCCCTCACATCCCGATCCACTGGGCGGCCAACTGCTGTGTGGGGCCTGCTCCAATCAGCCGCCGCACCCCCCTGAGCGCCTTGAATTTCTGCGCGAAGTGCCGCGCCGCAGTGTGCGTGCTTTGATGGACGCGCCGCTGAGCGCCGAGCAGCGCCCCGCCGTGTGGCGCAGCCTGGAGCGGTTCGTGACGGTGCAGATCGGTAGCGTGCAAAGTTGGCGCTCGCTGGTGGGCGGCGAGGCGGTGGGGGCTTGAGCGCTGAGCGTCCGCACTGTGCTGGGCTTCCAGCAACGCTAAATTGAGCGCTGTGATTCGCCTTCTTTCTCTACCGATTTCGTGCTTCCTCCTTGCGCTGAGCAGCGGTCTGGCTGCTCCGCTCTCCGATTCCGCCGCGCCGTTTCAGGTGAATGTCCCGGATAGCTGGGTACAGCGCCCTTATCCCAATCATTTGCCCGGTATGCTGGTGATCGCCCCGGGCACGCCGCCGCCGGTGGTGCTGCAATTTTTCTATGCGCCGCACAAGGGAAAGCAAAACGACACCAAGATGCTCGCTGATTTCATTGGCGGTGTGGAAGAGTCGATGAGTGGTGATGGGCGTGGCAGCGTCAAGCAGCTCAGCACCCGTCCGCTCGACGTAGACGGAATCAAAGGCACCGAGCGCCAGTATGACCTGACCCTCAAAGCCAACGGCGTTACGGTTCGCACAAAAATCTGGTACGGCGTCAGCGCCAAAAACTTGCTGTCCTTTCAGGTGACCATCGGCACGGCGGCCACTCCAGCGCAGGCCGCCGCCTTCGACAAAGCGCTCAAAACGGTGAAATTCAAGCGCTGATTTCTTACCTTCAGTCTCGCCTGACCTCGTGATGCACCCGGCACCGCGCTTCGTAGGCTTCCTGAGCGCCGACCATTACCACCGGATCGTCAAAGTGGGCGGGCTGACCCCCGATGAGGCGCTGAGTACGGGTGGCCGGTGCGCCGCAGACCACGCAGATGGCCGTCAGCTTCTCGACACTCTCGGCGCGTGAAAGCAGTTCCGGCATCACGCCGAACGGTTCACCACGGAAGTCCAAGTCGAGGCCCGCCAGAATGACGCGCACGCCTTGATCCGCCAACTCTAGAGCCAGCGGCACCAATCCCTCGTCAAAAAACTGGGCTTCGTCAAAAGCCACCACATCCGGCAAATCGGTGGGCAAGCCGAACAAACCGCCCTCGCCGCTGAGATAAGCGCGGGCGTCCACCGTGCCCGCCACCGCCACCGCCTCGGCGCTCTGGCCGGAATGGCTGGCCACGCGGGTGGCGTGATAGCGGGTGTCGATGGCAGGCTTGAACACCACGGCCCGCTGACGAGCGATCACCGAGCGGTTGACGCGGCGAATCAGTTCTTCGGATTTGCCGCTGAACATCGGCCCGACGACGACTTCGAGGTGGCCGCCGGAATAGGGAGACTTGAGCATTCTTTGCGAGAGTGTATCAGGTGGGAGGAGCAGAGCAGGTGGGGAGGGTTCAGCAAGCGCCACAAAAAAACCGAGCCACTTGGCCCGGTCTGGTGCTTCAATAAATTAAAAAAGTGCTTTGTTACTCGGTTTTGCCACGGTTGCGGTAGCCAGTGCCGAAGCGCTTGTTGAACTTGTCTACGCGGCCCTCGGCGTCGAGGAAGCGCTCTTCGCCGGTCCAGAAGGGGTGAACGCCGCTCCAGACATCAACGTGGATTTCAGGCTTGGTGCTGAGCGTTTCCAGAACGACTTTGCCTTGATAAATGATTTTGCAGGGAACTGCTTTGGGGTGAAGGTCTTTTTGCATTATGGTTTTCCTTTGCCGTCACGTCGTGGGTGCGTATACGGGCTAACCGAAAAACTATAGCAGCAAAGAGGCCAAAAAGCTAGCGCTGCTCGGTGCTGAGCGGCACTTTGAGGTCGGTTTCGTCGCGGCCCCGTGCCACGTCGCGCACGCTGCGGCGGCCAAAGCTGTGCATCAGGTCGCGCTCGGAAAGGCGCAAGACAGTGGGCCGTCCGTGCGGGCATGACCAGGGCTGATCGCAGGCGGCGAGCTGCGCCAGAAGGGCTTCGCCGCGTCCCTGATCCAGCATTCCCGCTTTGAGGGCCGGAGCGCAGGCCAAGCGGCCCAAAACTTCGCGCTCGGCGTCACCGCTGACACCCAGCGCCGATTCAATAATTTGCTCGTGCAGCCTCGGCAGCGGTAGGGCAGCGAGGGCGGCGGGCAAACTTCGCAGCCTGACCAGCCCCGCGCCGAATTCTTCCAGCGTCAGGCCCCAGCTTCTGAGGTCGTCGCCGCGCTCGTGCAGGCGGGCAAGTTGTTCGGGACTGAGTTGCAGCAATTCGGGTTCCGGCAGCTCAAACGGCGGCTCAGCGCGGAGGCGGCGCGAGAGTTCTTCGTAGAGGACGCGCTCGTGGGCGGCGTGGGCATCGATGACCCACAGATCGCCCTCGCCCTCGGCCAGCAGATAGGTCTGGCGGTATAAGCCCACCAACGTCAGGCTTGGAAAAGCTCCTTTCTGAGTCGGGTTGGGCGCGGGGGCAGGCACTCGCAACTCCGGCAGCGGGCGCGAGAGCGGGTGCGAGCTGAGCGCCGCTTGAACCGCCGCCGTCACCTTGAGGCAGAGTTCTTGCAGATCGGCCAGCGCCACCACTGCTTTTGCAGGATGGACATTAGGGTTCACATCTTCGAATGGCAAAGTCAAATCCAGCACGCACAGCGGGGCGTGTCCGGCGGAAAGCAGTTCAGCGTATCCGTCGATCACGGCGCGTTCCAGTTCCGGGGGAGCCAAGACGGGGCGGCCATTCACTGAGAAATGCATTCGGTCACGGCGCGGGCGGCTCAGCTCGGGGCGGCTGATGACGCCTTGCAAAGTAGGCGTGCTGACGCTGATGACGCGGTTGGCGTTGAGCGGGCCGTAAACGCTGGCCACCGCGCCCCTATGATCGGCGGGTGCGTGGAGCAGCCTCGTTTCGCCGTCTAATGTCAGTTTCCAGTGGAGGCGCGGCCAGTGCAGCACGTAGCGCGAGACCAGCGCGGTGATTTCGCGCAACTCGGCTCCCGCTGGAAGCTGGGTGCGGCGGCGGGCGGGCAGGTGCCCGAACAGATCCGAGACGCTGACGGTACTGCCTGCCGGAGCGCTGACTTTGGTAACCTCCACGACGTCACCGTGGGCGGTGAGCAGGGTGGCCCCCAGTTGCGCGGGCGGGCGGGTGACGAGCCGCAGTTGCCCGGCCTGCGCCGCCGCCCACAGTGCCTCGCCCCGGAAGCCCAGCGTGGTTACGCGGTCGACCGATTCGAGTTTGCTGGTGGCGTGCCGAAGTGGGGAGAGGGGTACGTCTGAGGCTGGAATGCCGCTGCCGTTGTCGCGCACCCGAATGAGACTCAGGCCGCCGCCGTCCACTTCTATTTCAATGCGGCTGGCGAGGGCGTCTAGCGCATTGTCCAGCAGCTCGCGCACCACGTCTAACGGGCGTGAAACGACCTCGCCAGCCGCGATCAGGCGGGCAGTTTCGGGGGAGAGGAGGCGGATAGACACGCTTCAGTGTCCTGCGTTCGGATGCGGGCAAAGGTCGTGGACGCGGCCAACGCTTAAATCGAGTGCGCCACTCGGCAGAATGTGGACGGTCATTCCCTGACCTCTATACCGTCCCTGCGTTCCTAACACGTCATTCAGCGCGTAGCGGCGGCCCCGGTAGCGCCGGATCATCAGAGACTGTGTGTTGGACGGGATGAGTTGCAAGGTCTGTCCACTTCGGCAGGAGAGTGTTTCGAACGGCAAGTTCATGGAACCCGGCGCGAGAACAGCTCCACCGTCGGCCAGCACGGAAGAAAGGCCCGATGCCAGACACAAGACCAGCCCTCTTTTAATCGTTTCCAGTTTCACAGCTCCCCCTGCCACTTGTGCAGCGTCGCCAAAGCCTCCAGCGGCGTCAGCCGCGTCAAATCTAGCGCGGCCAACTCGGTGTGCAGCGCGTTGCCCTTGGCTTCGTCACGGGCGTTGAGGCCGCTGAGGAGTGCGGCGGCGCGGGTGGTCACGCGGGCGGGCAGTCCTGCGAGGCGGGCCACTTCGACGCCGTAGCTTTGGCTTGCCGCCCCAGCAATCACCTGATGGTAAAACGTCAGTGCACCAGCATCTTCCTCTGCGGCGACGTGGAGGTTGATCAAACCGGGCAGCTGGCCTTCAAGACGGGTTAGCTCAAAATAATGGGTGGCAAACAGCGTATACGCGCCCGTATCGTGCAGGTGTTCCAGCGCTGCCTGCGCAATGGCGAGGCCATCTAAGGTGGAAGTGCCGCGCCCGATTTCGTCCAGAATAATCAGCGATTTGGGCGTGGCGTGGTGCAAGATGCCCGCCAGTTCGTGCATCTCCACCATGAAGGTGCTTCTTCCGCCTGCTAAGTCGTCCGACGCGCCGATGCGGGTGTGGATGCTGTCGAAGATCGGCAGGTGGGCCGCGTCGGCGGGCACGAACGAGCCGATCTGGTGCAGCAGGGCGCAGATGGCCACAGTGCGGAGGTAGGTGCTTTTGCCGGCCATATTCGGCCCAGTCAGCAGCAGGGTGCGGCGGCTGGGCGAGAGTTCGGCGTCGTTGGGTACGAAGGTGCCGCTACTGACCAGCTCCACCACCGGATGACGGGCCTGGCGCAGGGTCACGGTCTGGTCGGCGTCCTCCAAAGTTTGCGGGCGCGTCCAGGCGCGGGTCGCGGCGATTTCGGAAAGGGCGCACAGCACGTCGAGTTCGCTCAAGGCTCCGGCGGCTTCGCTGAGCGCCTCAGCATGAATACTCAAGCCTGCCCGGAGTTCGGTGAACACTTCCACTTCCAGCCGCTCGGCGGCCTGCTCTAAGCGGGCAATTTCACGCTCACGCTCGCGCAAATCGGGCCGGGTAAAACGGGCGCGGTCTTTGAGGGTGGCGATCTGGCGGTAATCGGCGGGCACCTTGCTTAAATGCGCCGCCGTGACTTCCAGAAAGTAGCCGAACACGTTGTTGTAACCGACCTTGAGGCTGCCGATGCCGGTGCGCTCGCGCTCACTGCGTTCCAGCTCGGCCAGCCAAGCGCGGTGGCCCAGCGCTTCGGTTCGCAGGCCGTCCAGCCCAGCGTGAAAGCCCTCGCGGATCAGGCCCCCGTCGGAAGCCCGGATAGGCGGCTCGTCTACTAGGGCAGAGCGGATCAGGCGCACCACATCGGGCAACGCGCCCAGCCTTGCCCGCACGCCCGGCAGCAGCCCTGCGCCACTCACCGAACTCAGCAAGTCAGTGGCGTCAGGAAGGAGTTCTAAGGTGCGGGCCAGTGAAGCCACTTCGCGGGGTGTGGCGCGGGCCGAAGCGACGCGGGCGGCGAGGCGCTCCAGATCGTGGGCACGGTAGAGCAGTGCCCGCACGCCGCCGCGCAAATCGCTGGCGCGGGTCAGGGCTTCCACCGCGTCCAAACGGGCCTCCAAGCTGAGACGGTCGAGCAGCGGTGAGCGCAGCCAAGCCCGCAACCTGCGCCGCCCACCTGCCGTGCGCGTTTCGCCCAGCGCGTCCATCAGGGTGCGGCCCTGCGGCGACTGGGCGGTAAAGATTTCCAGCGCCCTAAGCGCCCACTCGCTCAGGCGCATCTGCGCTCCGGGTTCAAAGCGGCTCAGGCGGCGCACCATCTTGAGGTCTCCGCCTTGCACCCCGGTGTGGATGCTGCGGGCGTAATTCAGCACCGCGCCGCAGGCTCTGGTCAGGCCCGAATGCTGCTCCAAGACGCCGGGCACCTCGCCCAGCACTGCCACCAACGCTCCTCGGCAAGCCTCGTCTTCAAAGTTGCCGTGCGAGAGCATCAGCGGGAATCTCGATTTGAAATCGCTCAGGAGCGCGGCGTTTTCGGAGAGTTCGGGAGCCAGCAGCACTTCTCTGGCCCGCCAGCGGCTGAGTTCATCGTAGAGGGCGGTGCGGCTGCCGAACGCGGCGCAGCGGAACTCCCCGGTCGATACGTCCAGCAGCGACAGCGCGTAGCCGTCGCCCGTCGCCACCGCCGCCAAATAATTTTCGTCGGCGGTCAGGTGCCGCTCCTCAGTGACGGTGCCGGGGGTCAGCAGTTGGGTGACTTTGCGCTCCACCAGGCCCGCGCCGGGAAGTTCCATCTGCTCGGCCACCGCCACGCAGACGCCTTTGCCCAGCAGGCGTTCCACGAAGCTGTCGAGCGTGCGGATCGGGATTCCGGCCATCGGGGTCGAGAAGTCCTTGCTGCTCTTGTGGGTCAGGGCGATGTTGAGCAGGCGGGAAGCGCGTTCGGCGTCCTCGCCAAAGGTCTCAAAAAAGTCGCCGCACTGAAACAGCAGCAGCGCTCCCGAATGCTGGGCTTCGATTTCGTCGCGCAGCGCCACGTACTGCTCCAGCATCGGCGGCAGCTTACCGGAGCCGCTTCCCCTGAGTTTGCCGCGCTGCGGATCAAGCGTGAGCGCCAAAATGGTTCCCGTCATCTGCTCGGCAGTCTAGCGTTTCTGTTGTGAGCGTAGCGGGGAGCAAGCTCACGGTTTGAACACTCAGCGCTTGACTGGGTTCAGCTCGCCCGAACCGCTCGGCTGCGGCGCTTGGCTTCATACATGCGGCTGTCCGCCAGCTCGAGGAGCGCCGCCGCGTCTTGCGGCTCAGCGCCTTTGGGGTGATAGGCCACGCCCGCGCTTGCTCCCGCCCTAGGAAATCCAGCGGTTCGCAGGCGCTGCACTGCCCGCTGCACCCGTCCCAAAGCTTCTTCCTCGGCCAGCGGCGTGAGATTGGGCCACAGCACCGCGAATTCGTCACCGCCGAAACGGTAGACCTTGCCCTGCGGCGTAAATTGAGCTTGCATCTCGCTGGCAAACTTCACCAAGAGCGCGTCACCGCGTGCGTGGCCTTCGTGATCGTTGACCAGCTTGAGGCCGTCTAGATCGGCCACCAAGACGCCGTAAGGCTCGGTCAGTTCGTCCAAAACGGCCATCGCTTGATCGAAGGCGCGGCGGTTGCCGAGGCTGGTCAAGCTGTCTTTGCCTGCCGCTTCTTCAACTTGTTTGAGGTGAGCGTGCCGTTCCAGGAGAGCCCGAATGCTGCGGGCCGCCGCTTCGCACAGCGCCCGGTCACTGCTGCGCCAAGGCCGGGGCTGTAGCCTGAGCGTGACCAAAACGTACTGTCCATCTTGGTAGCTGCCCAGCGGCAACACCGCCATTGCCCGCACGCCGCGCTCGATAAAGTCGGGCACTGCGTGCGGATGAGCGGGGTAATCGTCTATAAAAGCCGATTTTTGCTTCTGGGCCGCCGTGCCGCTCACGCCCTGACGGTAAGCGCTGAGGCTTTGATCCACGGCCAGTTTGAGTTTTGCGGCTTCGCTGCTGTACTGCCAGCCTGCAACCAACTCGAGCCCCGCGCCGCTGCGCAGCACCAGCCCCGCCCAATCGACTTCCACCGCTTGGCTGAGCAGCTC
The sequence above is drawn from the Deinococcus detaillensis genome and encodes:
- the mutL gene encoding DNA mismatch repair endonuclease MutL, which translates into the protein MSIRLLSPETARLIAAGEVVSRPLDVVRELLDNALDALASRIEIEVDGGGLSLIRVRDNGSGIPASDVPLSPLRHATSKLESVDRVTTLGFRGEALWAAAQAGQLRLVTRPPAQLGATLLTAHGDVVEVTKVSAPAGSTVSVSDLFGHLPARRRTQLPAGAELREITALVSRYVLHWPRLHWKLTLDGETRLLHAPADHRGAVASVYGPLNANRVISVSTPTLQGVISRPELSRPRRDRMHFSVNGRPVLAPPELERAVIDGYAELLSAGHAPLCVLDLTLPFEDVNPNVHPAKAVVALADLQELCLKVTAAVQAALSSHPLSRPLPELRVPAPAPNPTQKGAFPSLTLVGLYRQTYLLAEGEGDLWVIDAHAAHERVLYEELSRRLRAEPPFELPEPELLQLSPEQLARLHERGDDLRSWGLTLEEFGAGLVRLRSLPAALAALPLPRLHEQIIESALGVSGDAEREVLGRLACAPALKAGMLDQGRGEALLAQLAACDQPWSCPHGRPTVLRLSERDLMHSFGRRSVRDVARGRDETDLKVPLSTEQR
- the mutS gene encoding DNA mismatch repair protein MutS, which codes for MTGTILALTLDPQRGKLRGSGSGKLPPMLEQYVALRDEIEAQHSGALLLFQCGDFFETFGEDAERASRLLNIALTHKSSKDFSTPMAGIPIRTLDSFVERLLGKGVCVAVAEQMELPGAGLVERKVTQLLTPGTVTEERHLTADENYLAAVATGDGYALSLLDVSTGEFRCAAFGSRTALYDELSRWRAREVLLAPELSENAALLSDFKSRFPLMLSHGNFEDEACRGALVAVLGEVPGVLEQHSGLTRACGAVLNYARSIHTGVQGGDLKMVRRLSRFEPGAQMRLSEWALRALEIFTAQSPQGRTLMDALGETRTAGGRRRLRAWLRSPLLDRLSLEARLDAVEALTRASDLRGGVRALLYRAHDLERLAARVASARATPREVASLARTLELLPDATDLLSSVSGAGLLPGVRARLGALPDVVRLIRSALVDEPPIRASDGGLIREGFHAGLDGLRTEALGHRAWLAELERSERERTGIGSLKVGYNNVFGYFLEVTAAHLSKVPADYRQIATLKDRARFTRPDLREREREIARLEQAAERLEVEVFTELRAGLSIHAEALSEAAGALSELDVLCALSEIAATRAWTRPQTLEDADQTVTLRQARHPVVELVSSGTFVPNDAELSPSRRTLLLTGPNMAGKSTYLRTVAICALLHQIGSFVPADAAHLPIFDSIHTRIGASDDLAGGRSTFMVEMHELAGILHHATPKSLIILDEIGRGTSTLDGLAIAQAALEHLHDTGAYTLFATHYFELTRLEGQLPGLINLHVAAEEDAGALTFYHQVIAGAASQSYGVEVARLAGLPARVTTRAAALLSGLNARDEAKGNALHTELAALDLTRLTPLEALATLHKWQGEL
- a CDS encoding sensor domain-containing diguanylate cyclase, encoding MQAAPLPESEYARLMALARYSVLDSAPEESFDRLTALVAEVLKVPIVLINFVDQFRQWGKSCVGMDSGTMLREVSFCSWTILSDDVMIVEDAASDPRFEGNPLVVGEPHISFYAGVPLMTPDGHAIGSLCVIDTQAHPFGERELLMLKVFGAVVMEALELRVSQLELSRQVAASAAQVDELRRTAAHAQTLAAITDLFDTDLEPTKAAQLSAELLSQAVEVDWAGLVLRSGAGLELVAGWQYSSEAAKLKLAVDQSLSAYRQGVSGTAAQKQKSAFIDDYPAHPHAVPDFIERGVRAMAVLPLGSYQDGQYVLVTLRLQPRPWRSSDRALCEAAARSIRALLERHAHLKQVEEAAGKDSLTSLGNRRAFDQAMAVLDELTEPYGVLVADLDGLKLVNDHEGHARGDALLVKFASEMQAQFTPQGKVYRFGGDEFAVLWPNLTPLAEEEALGRVQRAVQRLRTAGFPRAGASAGVAYHPKGAEPQDAAALLELADSRMYEAKRRSRAVRAS
- the rpmE gene encoding 50S ribosomal protein L31, encoding MQKDLHPKAVPCKIIYQGKVVLETLSTKPEIHVDVWSGVHPFWTGEERFLDAEGRVDKFNKRFGTGYRNRGKTE
- a CDS encoding thymidine kinase; the protein is MLKSPYSGGHLEVVVGPMFSGKSEELIRRVNRSVIARQRAVVFKPAIDTRYHATRVASHSGQSAEAVAVAGTVDARAYLSGEGGLFGLPTDLPDVVAFDEAQFFDEGLVPLALELADQGVRVILAGLDLDFRGEPFGVMPELLSRAESVEKLTAICVVCGAPATRTQRLIGGQPAHFDDPVVMVGAQEAYEARCRVHHEVRRD
- the recO gene encoding DNA repair protein RecO, which produces MKSRSTNRSGIVMRRKVTPAGDIIVTLLTPQGKIKAVARGGVRGQQASRLNLFHHVGVQLYQTPQADLATVQQSILEGALPRLSEPERHPYAHLLSELADALFQEGEFSEQAFDLYAGSLRGVSRHPDPEWVALVMSYKLLALAGFAPRTRHCARCGAADPSHPDPLGGQLLCGACSNQPPHPPERLEFLREVPRRSVRALMDAPLSAEQRPAVWRSLERFVTVQIGSVQSWRSLVGGEAVGA